The segment TTGGGCTCCTGCCTGGCAATTCTAACCATTTTCAAATCATCACGCTCTCGCAACCTTAGAATCCAATGACACTTTCGACGTCACTAATGAGTTCTTCTAAATATTCAACCATAATATTTCTAAATGCTATGATCTAcacaaagaaatataaaaaaatgatagccGGCGTGAAAAGATTCGAGTCATTCTACATGCGTTCGAGAGTGATGTTGACAACATAAACAATGGCCTAGGATACAAACACTTCACATGATTAGATAAATAAAACCATGAATTGTTAATTGGACTAATAATTGCATTTAGCATTGCTCTCTTCCTATTGGCTCATTTGACAAACCAATATGTGAGCATAGACATGACAAAACGGGcgggtcaggtcgggttcaaGCGGGTCAATTGGGTCACGAGTCAAAAACAGATCATTTTAAGCAAGTTAAAAACGGGTTCGGGTAAATTGGgttgcgggtcgggttgggttgacccgcatttttcacatgaattttttattttattattattttttttatataaagaaaacaacatttatttgccatttggaaagttatgcaacaaattacttgatgtaaaatgcattattttgaattcaccacttatattaagaataaactcagttaaacttattaatacttatttaataattttaaaattatacaaatcctaacattgttatctaaaacaaaataatataaagataagtaaaacaaatacacaagttttatttctacacaatatcaacattccaaaatataaaacaaaattacaaatgacttattggataacctatttgataaagaataaaaacatataagaaatttacaatcttgaaaataaattttataatatattatcaattgtggttagcactctatttcaattgagatatacattaaagtttgattgcttacttatttatacctggtctattttatgaatatcatatcattgttaaacaacacacacactaggaaatatcataatttattttgaaaagccatttattttggacataaattgttaaaaaaataggtctaagcattcataatttatgctaatttgatactttggtttcactattttcacacttatgaatgtttctcacacatgtctacagttttaaatttatgtttttaactctactgtAACTAGATTATCTTGACATGTACTTTactatttgatatttaaaaatctttactcattacagaatgcacaactatttatctttcaattaatttgcatgcagttatgtaaatgcatcaattgttttcttaaagctcacaacaaacaattaaatcaatattgtcttaattttactatttttttttaccaaaaaaaaaaggttttaaaaaaatggttcgggttcaggtcgggttgacccgcaaAAAAACCAGGGTCGGGTCACAGGTCAACCGTTTTTGCTTtgggtcgggtcagaaaattctaacccgttttgccatgtctatgcCAGCAGCAAAAGAATCTTTGGAAGCCGACTTGCCCAAAATTCTAAAGCATTTTCACTTTGTCCATAGATaaattttgagaatatatatatcaCAAGGAAAGAGCATGCCTAATACATCATAACAGTTAGCTGGGGTTCTGTTCAGAAGCAAGAGAAGTCACAGATGTTTGGGCAGCTCTCACACGAGCTAGGGGTGAACGTGCCGGCAAGTGAAGCGTGGGAGCTTTACAGCACGCTTCGGTTGGCAAAACTTGTTGAAGAAGAGCCTGCAAGTGGCATTGAGAAAATTGATGTCATAGAAGGTGATGGAGGGGCTGGGACTATTCTCAAGCTAACATTTGCAGGTATTACAAAGCAATTGAAGCTGGTGAATGTTTttacctttttaaattttctgttttAATTCTAGCGGTGCATGTTTGGCTTTAATAGTAAGTATAATAAATAGTGCCACTAATTCCATTAAGCCTACATCGAAAACCTTCCATCAGTTATTGCAAAAATTAACATCGTACAAAAACATTGAAGCAAATGTAATtcctttaaacttttttttttctttgttctatgtcaattttttttttcttgatatcCAAATAGATCTTTTTTAGTTGGTATCAAAAGAGAAGtctaaaagaaaaggaaaattttttcattGGCTTTGATACAAAAAGTGTCATGAGGATGTTTACAATTGCCAAAATCAACAATACTATGAACAAGCCCAATTTTTTCAACTCAATGGAGTGACCCATTGTGAGTAATGGAACAAAACGGAAAGGTATGTTTATGTAAAAAGTGGGGGCCAAAAAGTGTCCATCATTTAGAGTCTTAAACGACCATTTCAATATATTGTGAATTTGGGTATGTTTCTAGATTTATTCTGCAAAAATTGTTAGATACCACTTCTTGGAACCTTAAAGACATTTAGATAAGGTCTGTTTGTGCAGaattaaaatgttgtttttatAATGTCAATTAATCGCTTATTTAGAGCAAGACTAATTTTTAGGTCAATCTTGGGTCAATATTAAAAATATGCAATCAATTTCATGTTCTATCTCAATTAAGTAAATATTTGAACCTATAATGTCCACTGtataatgattgtttttttatCATCGAACTAATATATCAAatgatttttggtgtaaatgAGATCCAGACTCAAGGGGTTTAGGTTCTTTTATTGcttggaaaaataaagaaatgaatgactgatttttttttttttttttttgataaatcaatGAATGACTGATTGtgcaactattttttttttatttgaagtttATTTCAATTTGCATCGTTACTTTATCTTTCtcattcaactttatttttattgaattaggCCCACCTTTGTTTACTGTTTACAAAGAGAAGTTCACAAAGCTTGACAATGAGAAACGCCTGAAAGAAACAGAAGTGATCGAAGGAGGATATCTTGAGTTAGGCTTTACTCTTTTTCTTATTCGATTCGAAGTCATAGAGAAAGACAATGATTCATGCATAATCAAAAGCACAATAGAGTATGATGTCAAGGAAGAGGCTGCTGCTAATGCCTCGTATGTTACTATTGACGCAGTGGCAAATATTGCAGAACTCTCCAAAAATTATCTCACCAAAAACAAAGCTGCTAAAGATGAACACTAATTATGTATCTTAGGAATTTGTCAGTGAAAAACCACCTTATGAGATAACAAACTTGTGGTATTCCTTATCTTTCTATGTACTTAAATGTTTCAATGCCTCTTAAAAATCAATTGCTTTTGCAGCAAAAACAACTCATGGAGGATTAATTGATTAGAAAATTCTAGTTGAGTGTGTTCTTGATTATAGAAACATGTATTTGTCAGATCACTCCATCTACTAACTTAAGCTTTTTGATTGGATGCTCTAACATGATATCAAAGTCCAAATCCATTAATTCTTAGACTCAACTTGTCAGGCCAATTAgtctttgttttggttttggttgggTTATGGACCTGTTTATCTCCAATAagtttagggacacaaaattttcacaacttttttcataattattgtgattgatacaaaataaaaatggtaagTAATGGCCCCATGTGAAATTGATTTCTTAactcaacttatttttttagaatcttcTAATCACAACTCATCACATTAAGTACTTGCACTAGTcagtgcaaaatagaaaaagtgcataattttacatatttctGCTCAAAATCTACCCATATCGGTGCCTCTATATTACTGTGCATTTCCATTTTTGCTACAGTAACCATTTATATTTACACGATTACggcaatgatttttttaatttattttttttctttcctctatcATCCTTCTCTTCTCCTCTTTCATCCGACTCTCTCTCTTACTctgctctctttctcttctatcTTCTCTTGCATCTATTAACAAATCTATACAAATTTAGAttccaaatttatcaaaatctctcctaaaaaaaaaatgaaacccatataaataatcaaacccaaattgcaaaagaagaagaagaggaaggaggagactaagaaggagaaggagaaaaagaaagaagaaagaagaaaaagaaggagaaagagaaaaagaaagaaagaaagactgcGTTTAGAGAAAAGAGTTTGGAGCGTGTGAAGGTGGGTGGGGtgtgaaataataaaataaaaatagtgaaaaaatattatttaaataaaaaaaatggtgtataatagataatctgatgtgCTTTTTTATAAAGtggttgtgtaaaatagaaaaagtaggttattatgctaaaatagacggAAACTTTGGACggactgatgtgaatgctctaagttgGGTAAAAAGTTGTATATTAGACCTCTTAACTTAAGCTTTTGGATATTCTTAACACTAACcaacttatttataaaaatactgACTACTTTATGCTACATGAACCACTTTtgtttcaaaagttttgaatttaaataagaAGTTTGTAAAACGATAAACTAGTGAGAGTTTAAGTTTAGggatacaaaaattttcacaattttttcataattgttgtaattggcacaaaataaaaatagtatcagTAATAAGGCCATGTAAATGTGATTTTCTAAgctcaacttattttttaaaaatattttaaccacaacttatcacataattattttaagtactctttttaaagagtttctataacgacccaagaaaaagtgctagccacatctgcgctatatctcaaaaggactagtcacaattgaggctccttgtagttgttgaTAAAActcagttcaacccagtaaatacccgatgtaggactcatcacacacccacacacatcacacaatcaatcaaattggggcatcacaatctccccaacttaaatccctaacgtcctcgttaggacCCACTTTgtgggtagtgtctctgagcctaTACGGGGTTACTAGgccagctctgataccatatgtaacaacctAAGGAAAAACGCTAACCACATctacgctatacctcaaaaggactagtcacaattgaggctccttgtagttgttaataaagtccagttcaacctagtaaatacccgatgtgagactcatcacacacccatacacatcacacaatcaatcaaattggggcatcacagtTTCAATTTATGGCATCCACTcctttattatcaaataaaaacacAGCCTATGATTGTGTAAAAAGTTATCATAACATTGCTATTATCTTAATTCTAGTTTgtgttggagagagagagagagagagagagagagagagagagagagagagagagagagagagagagagagagagagagagagagagaggtgttaAGGAAATCCTTGTTTAAATCAAGCACTTGCTATAATCGACCATGGATAAGGTTTCTCTTCAAACTATTTTGGAGAAAAACCCTTCAAACTccttctatatatttttattggatgtggattttaaaaatctaacaattgaattgcatgttctgtATGTTCCTAACACACATcccaaatttcgttcaaattggatgttatttactattctatcattaaacttattttttatgcataattttggataaaaaaaacttgaaatttaaacttctgattgatgacatagtgatTGATATTtaatcttcttaaaattttgcaagcatggaggacaTAATAAAAACATACAATCCAAcgattagaatttcaaattttacatcaaataaaaagatattaacgGAGTTTGGAggatttctctccaaactaatttgtaGAGAAACATTTTCCAGTCGAGCTTGAGAGAAACcttttccaataaaaagagTCTATTCAACTTacgatttttgtttaaaaaatagtaagtgTGCAATAATATGTGTATTCAAGCCTTATGAacggttttatgaaacattttaacttTCCATGCGTGTCTTTTGATGAAATTTAACCatatgggtataaatagaggcttatgttcacttgaaaaataaCTCCACAAAATAGTAAGTTAGAGAGAAACATAAGAAATTTTGTGGTTATTCTCCGAAATTGCTATTTGTAGAACCCAACAACTTAGTTGTATCCTAGGTACAAGTTTGCAATAACCCTTTAGCAACATTAATGGTAAGcttagatgaaaactaataagaaactggtcacatcaacaatttaaaaatgtttgtaaaatagtttgtgattgtagcattactcaatttTACAGTaaattagtgtgtgtgtatatatatatatatatatctatataatggTCTGGAATTGGAGACATTGAAATAGCTACATTAACCCATATGTCTAGTACACTACAGTTATATATAGTAATACAATGTTTGGGTCTTGCCGTCTTGGTATTTATTGTATTCTGTTtatggaatgaaatatttttgtatAAAGAAGACAAGAACCTTAGGATCCAATGCTtcaatttatttcataattttttaatttaatcatGTAATGATGTAAAGAGTTGGTGGTATCCTGAAGGGCCTAAACTTATGTTTATGTTGTCAAGATGAATCCTGATAACGACGTATCATCATTGTCTTCATCGATGAGTTCTTATTATAAATCCaacaagtgattttttttttttttttttttttgaggaaaaattcAACATTTGATTAAAGATTGATCTTGACAACATAAACATAATTTCAGGTCCTTCAGGTTACTACCGACTTTTTAAATGCACGATTAGATAAAACCATGAATTGTTTGCTTATAAAAACAAACCGTGATTTGTTAATGGGCAACTATTGATTACATTTATGGTCTATTTGGATTGTGAGGGAGTGAAGAGAATAAAGTAGAGTTGAATACTTGAATCTTGATATATCCTCCTAATTTTAAAACAATGAAGATAAATGACTTCtttgtagttaaaaaaaaaaaaaaaaaaaaaaaaaaaggtgtgatGTGTTTCTGCCTgtgcattttaatattaattaataaataaaatataaaatgtcaTATAATTATGCAATTTATTTGGATTAAAAAGGGTTggtaattaaatatatatgcaTCACCAAATAACCCATGACTCACATCCTGAACTTTTATTGTTGAGACCCATGAGTAGCCCACAAGTCTAATAGGATAAGCTATGGGCTagtttttttctattaaatatatatcctaatcactaaaataaaattttgttaaaaaaatactatatattaaaataattaagtaTAAAATTGTAAAGTTTCAAAATCTTAGGTGGCACAATATTATAATTTCAACCAAACAATTTTGAttctatatatagaaaaaatctTGTTACACACTCATTATTGTACATTCCGAGCACACTCCCTTTGAAATCGTGTTTTcgcgatttcaaaatataatttcaaaggAGTATATACATCTGAATAGATAGCTGCTCAGAAGCCAGAGATTAAAGATGTTTGGGCAAACCCTCACACAAACTGGAGGTAAACGTGGCCGCAAGTGAAGCATGGGGGCTTTAATGGCAAAACTTATTAATGAAGAGCTAAGTCTCATTGGGAGAGTTGAGATAATAGAAGGTGATGGAAGAAAGGGGATTGTTCTCTAGTGAATGTTTTCACCTTTTCTTAACTTCCTTTTTTAAGTCTCTACTCTCTAGTAGTTAATATCTGcctttagagcatccacattagtggagctatttttttagttatttagcaccacaaaaaactactttatttattttaccttctcactttacaaaacatccaacatcaatgattttatttttttacctcttcatttaaatattatttctttcacaCCTCACTTCATttgtctctccctctctcatctGAAGATACCCAAAATCCCAGCCACCTCCACAACCACCCACAACCCACAGCCACCTCCACCATTACCACAACCTAAATCCACCAAATTTGCAACAAAATCATCCTTATAGCATGATCCCATCCTTATGTTATTGCTTAGAATTACGGTGGTATATACATTCAAATTTTCACAGTTACTCTAGctttctatttgattttttaattgttttttctctctcatcctattctctctcctctctcatctgattctctctctccctctactcTCTTTCTCCTTTATCTTCTtgaatccaacaaaaaaattatacaaatcatcaaattcttcaaatttATTCTAAATCTAGATCCCATCAAACCCAAAATGCagaagtgaagaagaagaaaatgccaaagaggaagaagaagaagcaacagtaacaacaaaaaaatccaCCTGAAATTCGCCCAAAATCACCACTCACAATAGCAATGAAATCCgcccaaaatcaaacccaaattgcaAACCCAAAATCACCACCCATAGTGAAACCcaaattgaaaaagaagaagaagaaggagaagaagaaaaagaagaagaaggagaaggagaagaagaaaaagatgaaagaagaaagaaaagaaaggagaatgaaaataagaaagatagtgttaagaaaaaaaaaaaaaaaaaaagtgagtggTGTGGGTTAAAAGTTGGTGGGGTCATATGGGTAggtgagaaataaaaaaaaatgtgagaaaaatattatttaaataaaagagggtgtagaatagataaattGATATGGGTACTTTGTAAAAATGatgatgtaaaataaaaaaagtaggttctttttgtaaaaaaattttagaatgaCTAATGCATATGCTCTTacatccaattttttctcacATACACTTTCATGTGGACATTACTTTTTCTGGCATCGGTATACTTGTCTTTTATAATTGCAATAtcttaaaatttctatttaCAAATCAttcataaagcaaaaaaaaatgtcattattcAACGGTAAGTACGACTTtgtgtaaaaagaaaaaagaaagaccgATAATGTGTTGTCTTATATTATAGCTTGCTGTAGCTTGCCAAAGAATATTGTTTTGGGTCAGTGGCAGCTTGGTGGGCAGAAGATGATGTGTGGCAAGGAgttggaggaagaaagaaataaaaaatgaaggggAGAAGAGAAGGGCTGAGTTCATTGAAGAAGAAAGGTGAAGACGAAAGAAAAAATGGCTGAGGaagaaacaaaccaaaaaaaaaaaaaaaaaaatgaaagggagGAGAAGTGCTGGGTTTGGGTTcggtgaagaagaaagagaaaagagagaaagagagagaaaagattaatttaataaaagaagagagagaaaccaattaaaaaaaatatatatatatatatatgtatatgtgcggccagaaaattcatggcccaggcccgctctatATTAGGGCCCAGGGCCTGATCTGAGGAGACCTATTGTCAAGGATGAGTTTAATGCAGGGATAAGATAAGTGAAAAGACAGCCAATACTGTAGTAgagaactctgtgcctgacaaacccctattcttgaccatgctattcaacctttacgtctactctcaaccacttgaggtatgggctgataggacaagtcctctTCCCAGAAGgtaaagcttacacgtggaccctaaagggaggaaggaatacgagtataaaaggaaacgaaagccaagagaaGTGGGCGGCGGAAAAGGAGGAGAAGAATGGGAAGAacttgatgctcctcggactaagtccgaggagtccaacccttcaggctacatcgttgtagggcttggatgttcaggcCGAACCATCTTCTACATGAGcccccctaaaatcaggaccggaTCGTTGCCCAACGATCAAAGGTAAGCCTTttaaacccattctctacaaatcatattgtgagagatcttttatgtacgagcccaacatcattcttgggccgttcaATAATCgtgcccttacaattggcgccgtctgtgggaagactTGTGCATTGGCCCAAGTGGCGGtggagtcaactctctagcaagtagAGGTTCGCGGGAtttcctccatctccggcgacatgcagttgtttctccgacataaacttctgctaggggctacgccctgcagtgccaacggcgtgggcagctctaggggcttctggcctcaagccaactctccccgccatggtctaggggctgactttcgaaaaacaaataaatacaaagaaaaaactataagttttggacagaaccaaggccttgcatggtcctcagactcaagcctatggggaaaccaagtacacgaagaaaaaactacaagttttggacagaaccaaggccttgcatggccctcggactcaagcctatggggaaaccaagtacaccaaaaaaaactacaagttttggacagaaccaaggccttgcatggtcctcgaactcaagcctatggggaaaccaagtacgcgaagaaaaaactacaagttttggacagaaccaaggccttgcatggtcctcggactcaagcctatgaggaaaccaagtacacgaagaaaaaactacaagttttggacagaaccaaggccttgcatggtcctcggactcaagcctatggggaaaccaagtacacaaagaaaaaactacaagttttggacagaaccaaggccttgcatggtcctcggactcaagcctatggggaaaccaagtacacaaagaaaattcataagttttggacagaaccaaggccttgcatggtcctcggactcaagcctatggggaaaccaagtacacaaagaaaaatcataagttttggatagaaccaaggccttgcatggtcctcggacccaagcctatggggaaaccaagtgcacgaagaaaaaactacaagttttggacagaaccaaggccttgcatggtcctcggactcaagcctatggagaaaccaattacttaaaagaaaaactacgttacatggaccttagaatctatccgaagagaactctccattaacaattgggttaatctCTAAACTGCAGGGATTCCCAAGTCTGCTCTCGGATCCTCGGTACCGaagggattgatgcaatatagagcaatatgttaccaaaaacacaatcggagtCCCTTACTGCTCGGTTGCCCCCTCGGataaattatttagagtttatcgttctcggacggtctcCTTGCACGTATTACGgaatattcagctgttatctcggttagtttcctaaatttaatttactgtgaattatcgttattatgctTGGTAATGTTGGTAAATTAGAGTTAgtcggattatgtttcaaggtttcctgctctaagtatcattgaagaaaaacacacatggagcacacacattcacaaagtagttgttgcaaaaaagaaaaatattcaaaacaagtaaataaattcctcttttattaagacaaagaa is part of the Quercus robur chromosome 9, dhQueRobu3.1, whole genome shotgun sequence genome and harbors:
- the LOC126699954 gene encoding norbelladine synthase-like isoform X1 translates to MFGQLSHELGVNVPASEAWELYSTLRLAKLVEEEPASGIEKIDVIEGDGGAGTILKLTFAGPPLFTVYKEKFTKLDNEKRLKETEVIEGGYLELGFTLFLIRFEVIEKDNDSCIIKSTIEYDVKEEAAANASYVTIDAVANIAELSKNYLTKNKAAKDEH